AGAACCTTGTTGATATCTGTATAGACTCCCGAAAGGGCTGCAAGACCGGTCAGCTTGGTACTCACAAATTCAGGTGTTGCTCCCGTGTGTATATCCTGTGGCGTGGTTAAGGTTATGCTCCCACTGCCGTTGGTGACTATTACCTGATTAGCCGTTCCTGTCAATGGATTCCTGGTAAGGGTACCTGAGGAGTTGCCTATCAGCAACTGACCATTGGTGTAAGTGTTATCGTATCCTGTTCCACCATTCAGTACAGGCAGAGTACCTGTTACTTTACTTGTCAGGTTTATGGTACCGTTTGTTATGTCGTCGTTAACAATCTGGCCGAATGCCGGTGCTGTTCCTGTTCCTCGTAAAACTGTATTTGCTGCACCAACTCCTATTGTCACAGGCGCCCCACCTATTCCTCCTCCAATAACCACACCATTGGCTGTCAACAATGGTGAGGAAGCCATTGTTGTTGTACTGCTGAAATATGGAATACCACCCGAAATGCCGGACTGTAACCCAGTTCCACCATTTGGAACTGTAAGAGCATTAGTTAAATTTAATCCTGAAAACAGAGGTGTTGAAGTAGTCGTAATATCCTGAATTGTATTAAGTCCTATGTTCCCCGCTGAATGTGTAACTGTAATATTTATTGATCCATTTAAATTTTTATACTCATTTTCATTTCCTGCACCATTCATTCCAAGAAGTTGATTTGGACCACCTAGATTAGCTGATCCCCTGACAATCTTCCAGCCTGAATCGAAATACCAGAACGATTTGGTATCGGTATCATACACCAAAAGACCCTGAGCTGCTGTGCTGCCTAAAGCGACACGCTGCGCGGTTGTCAGCCTGGGAGCAAGAAATCCGCGAAGTGTGGATCTCAGTTCCAGGATGGATGACGCATGAGGATCAGGTATAGCACTCTCGCTTATCCCTACTCCCTGCGAGTATGATTTCTCTCCGGTAAATACCGATATGAGAATCATAATAAACAATACGATTCCTGAAGGGGCGATAAACTTCCGCTTCCCTGTCTGCCATCTTCTTCTGAATATACCTGAAGATGTGTTTCGTGTCGTTTTCATATTGTACCTCCTATGTTGCTGAATATCTTAAATATCTTAATATCTTATTGTCTTGCGGTCCTGCGGTATTGCAGTCTTGTAGTCTTATTGTTTTATAAATTCTTTTTCTTTTGTCTTTTAACTTTTATCCTTTGTCTTTTCTTGCTCCGCGCCCTGTGCCCCGCGCACTTTGCTTTTCACTTCGGTCTTCATTTATGACAAAAACACCACTGCCCGACCTCTTCTCTTTTTTTTTAAAGATCGACCAATGCTTATTATATTTTAATGCCCGCTATCAAATATTAAAACGGACAGTTTCAAAATACTCTATCAAGACAACTTAAAACTTATCAAGGTTGCACTGTTGCAACTCTTTAATAACTTTTAAAGATAAAAATTATTTCAAAATTTCACGCTTCTTTTTGACCAATGGGAAAAAAACATTGATAGAGGTCTTGCGGTCTAATGTCATGCAGTCTTGCAGTCGACTAATTGGAGGGGTTAAGGTATTTGATAAGGTTACTGTTCCCAGTAAAAAAACAATTTAGATTTCTTACCGGATAATAATAGATAAATTAACAGATATCCTAAATCTGCAATATAATTCAATCGGAAAATTATTTTCTTCTCAAGACCGCAAGACCGCAAGACCGCAAGACTAAATAATCAGCATCGCATCCCCGTAAGTTCCAAACCGATACTTCTCCTTAACCGCCGTCTTATATGCATCGAAGAGCAGATCATAACCTGCAAATGCAGAAACCATCATAAGAAGGGTTGAATATGGAAGGTGAAAATTACTTATCATCATATCAGGTACCTTAAAGTCATAAGGAGGAAAGATAAACTTGTTTGTCCAGCCATCATAAGGTTTCAGATACCCTGCTGTAGAAACGGAGCTCTCCAGGGTCCTGACTACAGTAGTTCCGACTGCACAGATCTTGTATTTATTATCTTTTGCCTTATTCACAATGTCAACACATTCGTCAGTTATCAGTATCCGCTCTGAATCTACTTTATGTTTTGTTAAATCCTCAACATCAACGCTTCTGAAGTTCCCCAGACCAACATGTAATGTTATCTCAGCAAACTCGGTTCCGATAATCTCAAGCTTTTTAAGAAGCTCACGACTGAAATGCAGTCCGGCTGTAGGTGCTGCAACAGCTCCTTCATGCTTTGCAAAAATTGTCTGATACCTTTCACTGTCTTCAGGCTCAACCTTGCGGTTTATAAACTTTGGCAGGGGAGTCTCGCCCAGACTGTAAAGGGTCTCCTTGAACTCCTCATATGTTCCGTCGAACAAAAACCTTAATGTTCTTCCTCTCGATGTTGTGTTATCAATAACTTCTGCAACAAGAAGGTCATCTTCACCAAAATAGAGTTTATTCCCAATCCTGATCTTGCGGGCAGGATCAACAAGTACATCCCATAAACGCTGCTCGCGGTTCAATTCCCTGAGCAGGAAAACTTCAATCTCAGCACCTGTCTTTTCCTTATTACCATACAACCTGGCCGGAAATACTTTTGTATTATTAAAAACAAGTACGTCATTTTCGTGAAAATAATCAATTATGTCCTTAAAGACCTTATGCTGTAACTCCCCTGTCTTTTTGTTTACAACCAGTAACCTCGATTCGTCCCTGTTTGGAGTTGGGTAAAGAGCAATAAGTTCCTGAGGCAGATTATACCTGAATTGTGATAATTTCATAAATAAAATATATAGTCATTGTGATTTACAGAATCCCTTATACGTAATAAAGTCATTTTTGTTGCATTTGTTCAATATAAATGCGAAATTTTTCCAGATCAAATGCATTACTTACTTTAAATGAGCCTATTGCAGTTCGCTCTAAGGCCGACAAATATGCTCCGCTTTTAAGTGCTTCTCCGAAATCTCTTGCAAAAGACCTTACATATGTCCCCTTGCTGCATACCATTCTGATCCTTGTCTCCGGCATTCCAAACGACAACAGTTCAATCTCACGGAAAAATACGGTTACAGGAGTAAGCTCTTTGTCTATTCCCTGCCTGGCAAATTCATAAGCTCTTTTCCCATCGATCAGTTTCGCACTATACATTGGAGGCAACTGTTTTTGCTCGCCTAAAAATCCATTCAGAACTTCCCTGACAAGCTCCTCTGTAATATGATTTGTCGGGTATTGCTTATCGGTGGCAGTTTCCAGATCGAATGAAGGTGTGGTCTCTCCCAAATGAATTGTTGCAACATATTCTTTGTCCAAATCACGGAATTCGTCTATCTTCTTTGTTGCCCTTCCTGTGCAGATTATCATCAATCCGCTTGCCAGAGGATCAAGGGTTCCGGCATGACCAACTTTGATTTTCTTTATACCCAGACTGCTCCTTATCATATTCCTGACCTTGTTAACAAGATCAAAAGATGTCCAGTATAACGGCTTGTTAAATAATAATACCTCTCCTTCCTGAAAATTCATCATGCTATATTTAAATCAATGCCTGCAGCCAGAAGTATTAATATTATTGCGCCGACGATTATCCTGTAGTAACCGAAAACTTTAAATCCATGCTTTGTAAGAAAAGTTATAAACCCTTTTATTGCCAATATAGCTACCAGAAAGGCTACAAGATTTCCGATTAATAATACATTGATATGCTCGGGTTGTATCGATTTATACGATTTTATCATCTCGTATGCCGATGCCGCAAACATTGTTGGCACGGCCAGAAAAAAGGAAAATTCTGTTGCATTTTTTCGATTTAATTTTTGTGTCAATCCTCCTATAATTGTTGCAGCAGACCGTGAAACACCCGGAATCATAGCTATTACCTGAAAAAAACCGATTACTAGTGCTTTTTTGGAGGTTATCCTTTGATTTTCAGAAGGATTATTAAACCACGAATCAATAAAGAGCAGAAACACTCCTCCTAGAACAAGTGAAACAGCTACGACCAGAACACTCTCTAACATCTGATCAATATATCCGCTAAAGAGGAAACCAAGAAATGCAGCTTCCAAGTAGTTTTTGGGTAATAATCATGTGGCCGGTTGAAGAAACAGGTAGAAACTCAGTTATCCCTTCAACGATGGCTATAATAATAGCTTGAAATATGTCCATAATTCAGAAATTCTTTGATCCGATACCTATATCAATAAAGCTGATTCTGTATCGAAATGAGAGTTTTATTTGAAAACTGGTTATTATTCTTTGGGCTTTTTCATGATGGCCCAAATCTCAAATATAAACCCGGCCAGAACAACTATTGGAGCAAGGGTAATTCTCCTGAAGCTGAAAATATCATTAGAGAATTCGTTGGGATTTTCAGACTTTCCGCCAAGCATAAGCAGGAAGCCTATTACAATTATTCCGAATCCGATAGCCAGCAGTTTGTAGTTCTCTCTGCCAAGAGCAAAATTCAGTTTCTCCTTATTTTCGTTCTTTGTGCCCATGATAAATCAATAATAAAGTTTGTCTTCAGAAATACTCAGATACCTGTTAACGGAAAAATATGTTGAAATGATATTTATAAGTACACCTAAAATAATTAATGCCGCACTAAGTAAAATCAAAAGATTTGTACTCTCAAATGAAAACATCATAAAAAATTCCTTTTCTATAAGATAAAGCAGACCCATAAGAAGTATCATGGCCAACAGGGCAGCAAGAAGTCCCTGAAATGCACTCTGAAGCAGGAAGGGTCGTCGGATGAAGCCTCTTGTTGCGCCAACCAGTTGCATGGTTCTGATAATAAACCTGCGGGAATATATCGAAAGTCTGATTGTATTATTTATAATTGTCATAGCTATCAGAAACAGAAAAGTACTGATTACTAGCAGGAACAGACTGATCTTTTTAACATTTTCATTAATGAGAAAAAGCAAAGACTCCTGATAATATACCTCCTTCACAAAAGGATATTCGAAAACATACTTTTCAATTTTCGCAACACTGTCGGGACTTGTGAACCCTGCATATAAATAGACGTCAATCGAAGGAGGAAGCGGATTATCTCCAAGGAAATTAATAAAATCTTCACCCAGCTCTTCTTTCATTTTCAGGGCTGCCTCATCTTTCGAAACATACTCAGTTGACTTCACATATGGCTTGGCATCAAGGTCTTTCTGCAGCATTCTTATATCAGCCTCTTTAGCACCATCGTCAAGCATAACTGAGAATGAAAGGCTTTCGCGGAAATAGTCGGAAAGCTCCCTTGCATTTATCAGTACCAGACCTAAAACCCCAAGTAGGAAAAGAACCAGAGAGACACTTATTACAAGTGTCACATATGAGCCCCTGAGCTTAGTTTTTGAATATCCGGTCTCTCTACTTTTCATCAATCAAAAAAAATTTAACCACGGAGTACGCGGAGTGCCACGGAGTTTAAATCACCCCTTCTCCTTTTCTCCCCCTCTCCCCTTCTAATCTAACACAGTCATCCAGCCAAACGTATCCGGCTCATCTCCACTCTGAATGTCAATCAGTTTATTATAAAGTTTCATGGATTGTTCCCCCGGCTTACCATCTTTGCAATACTCATACACCTTATTGTTTTCCGGGTCAAAGATCTTTGCAATTGGACTTATCACTGCCGCTGTACCACAGGCTCCTGCTTCGGCAAAGGTTGAAAGTTCTTCAACCGGGATTGGCCTTCTCTCGGTTTTCATTCCAAGACTTTTTGCTATCTCAATCAGACTCATATTCGTAATTGAATTGAGAATAGATTCGGATTTAGGTGTTACGTATGTATTATCCCTAATTCCGAAGAAATTTGCTGGTCCGCACTCGTCAATATATTTTTTCTCTTTCGCATCGAGGAAAATAGTATTTGCATATCCGCCATCGCGGGCTGCAATTATTGCTCTCATGCTAGCCGCATAGTTACCTCCTACTTTGTAAATTCCTGTACCAAGCGGAGCAGCTCTGTCTACATCTCTGCATATCAGCATATTAACAGGTTTAACACCGCCTTTGAAATATGGTCCGACAGGAGTAACAAAAACAATGAAAGTATATTCTGTTGCCGGTTTGACAC
The nucleotide sequence above comes from Bacteroidales bacterium. Encoded proteins:
- the queA gene encoding tRNA preQ1(34) S-adenosylmethionine ribosyltransferase-isomerase QueA — its product is MKLSQFRYNLPQELIALYPTPNRDESRLLVVNKKTGELQHKVFKDIIDYFHENDVLVFNNTKVFPARLYGNKEKTGAEIEVFLLRELNREQRLWDVLVDPARKIRIGNKLYFGEDDLLVAEVIDNTTSRGRTLRFLFDGTYEEFKETLYSLGETPLPKFINRKVEPEDSERYQTIFAKHEGAVAAPTAGLHFSRELLKKLEIIGTEFAEITLHVGLGNFRSVDVEDLTKHKVDSERILITDECVDIVNKAKDNKYKICAVGTTVVRTLESSVSTAGYLKPYDGWTNKFIFPPYDFKVPDMMISNFHLPYSTLLMMVSAFAGYDLLFDAYKTAVKEKYRFGTYGDAMLII
- the truB gene encoding tRNA pseudouridine(55) synthase TruB, with the translated sequence MNFQEGEVLLFNKPLYWTSFDLVNKVRNMIRSSLGIKKIKVGHAGTLDPLASGLMIICTGRATKKIDEFRDLDKEYVATIHLGETTPSFDLETATDKQYPTNHITEELVREVLNGFLGEQKQLPPMYSAKLIDGKRAYEFARQGIDKELTPVTVFFREIELLSFGMPETRIRMVCSKGTYVRSFARDFGEALKSGAYLSALERTAIGSFKVSNAFDLEKFRIYIEQMQQK
- a CDS encoding DUF3098 domain-containing protein, which encodes MGTKNENKEKLNFALGRENYKLLAIGFGIIVIGFLLMLGGKSENPNEFSNDIFSFRRITLAPIVVLAGFIFEIWAIMKKPKE
- a CDS encoding cell division protein FtsX; translated protein: MKSRETGYSKTKLRGSYVTLVISVSLVLFLLGVLGLVLINARELSDYFRESLSFSVMLDDGAKEADIRMLQKDLDAKPYVKSTEYVSKDEAALKMKEELGEDFINFLGDNPLPPSIDVYLYAGFTSPDSVAKIEKYVFEYPFVKEVYYQESLLFLINENVKKISLFLLVISTFLFLIAMTIINNTIRLSIYSRRFIIRTMQLVGATRGFIRRPFLLQSAFQGLLAALLAMILLMGLLYLIEKEFFMMFSFESTNLLILLSAALIILGVLINIISTYFSVNRYLSISEDKLYY
- a CDS encoding branched-chain amino acid aminotransferase is translated as METLDWKNLPFGYIKTDFNIRCVYKDGKWGKLEVSSSEYIDIHIAATGLHYGQEAFEGLKAYMGKDGKVRLFRWEENAKRMISSADGVKMAAFPFELFREAIFKVIELNKKYVPPYGSGATLYIRPLLYGSGAEVGVKPATEYTFIVFVTPVGPYFKGGVKPVNMLICRDVDRAAPLGTGIYKVGGNYAASMRAIIAARDGGYANTIFLDAKEKKYIDECGPANFFGIRDNTYVTPKSESILNSITNMSLIEIAKSLGMKTERRPIPVEELSTFAEAGACGTAAVISPIAKIFDPENNKVYEYCKDGKPGEQSMKLYNKLIDIQSGDEPDTFGWMTVLD